The following are from one region of the Salvia hispanica cultivar TCC Black 2014 chromosome 1, UniMelb_Shisp_WGS_1.0, whole genome shotgun sequence genome:
- the LOC125187162 gene encoding DNA-directed RNA polymerase III subunit RPC8-like has product MFFLSEIEHTLMLPPHLLNRPLDEAIKEQLDLIFLDKVIDKQGLCVSVYDIRSITGGFILPGDGASTYTVKFRLVMFSPFVGEIITARLKESTVDGLRWSCVIFAV; this is encoded by the exons ATGTTTTTCCTGAGTGAAATAGAGCACACTTTGATGTTGCCCCCTCACCTCCTCAATCGACCCCTCGATGAAGCCATTAAAGAGCAGCTCGACTTAATCTTCCTCGACAag GTTATTGATAAACAGGGCTTATGTGTTAGTGTGTACGATATTCGGTCAATTACTGGCGGTTTCATACTTCCTGGTGATGGGGCTTCAACTTACACG GTGAAGTTCAGGCTGGTAATGTTTAGTCCGTTTGTGGGAGAGATCATAACAGCTCGGCTTAAAGAATCTACGGTGGATGGTTTACGAT GGTCATGCGTTATTTTTGCTGTGTAA